Proteins encoded within one genomic window of Hevea brasiliensis isolate MT/VB/25A 57/8 chromosome 8, ASM3005281v1, whole genome shotgun sequence:
- the LOC131182161 gene encoding receptor-like protein 46 — protein sequence MAKLSFLFEPFSIFFFVARSLCCPPYQKEALRHFKFLLLGNSSFPYSSSSPVLFVVLLYQKEALRHFKFLLLGNSSSISNMELYGNDNFTSDCCQWGLVGCTSQKVTHLHLSGLIPSLDLKKVVTSDVLAPLFHLQTLISLDISKNDIHGEILRVGFANISSLEYLDMDGNSFNGSLPPHLFSLWHLATINLDYNLIHGSIPTQIGILSNLVAMSLYSNKISGAIPPSLFHLKSTLSLLNPGGNKLVLRNVRISPRSMLHRLSLRSCNLAGQIPIWISNQIKLFFLDLGLSPDTIGQANEMRILMLSGPTTFPLGIKVLVLSQNEFSHVLPQNLSNFNQLYYLDLRGNNIGGEIPDSLGGLKNLKSVNLSQNKFFGRIPLSFGDLESLESLDLSHNNLFGEIPYTLANLFELSYLDLSKNKLEGCIPGGP from the exons TCTCTTTGTTGTCCTCCATATCAGAAAGAAGCCCTCCGCCATTTCAAATTTCTGTTACTTGGAAACTCTTCCTTTCCATATTCTTCTTCGTCGCCCGTTCTCTTTGTTGTCCTTCTTTATCAGAAAGAAGCCCTCCGCCATTTCAAATTTCTGTTGCTTGGAAACTCTTCCTCCATTTCTAACATGGAGCTTTATGGGAATGACAACTTCACTTCTGATTGCTGTCAGTGGGGACTAGTAGGCTGTACTTCGCAAAAGGTTACTCATCTTCACTTGTCTGGGCTCATTCCCTCACTAGACTTGAAAAAAGTAGTGACATCTGATGTTTTAGCTCCACTTTTTCACTTGCAAACACTCATTTCACTAGACATTTCTAAAAATGATATACATGGTGAAATCCTGAGAGTTGGGTTTGCCAATATAAGTAGCCTTGAATACCTTGACATGGATGGAAATAGTTTCAATGGCTCCCTTCCTCCCCATTTGTTTTCTTTATGGCATCTGGCGACAATCAATTTGGATTATAACTTAATCCATGGATCGATTCCTACACAGATTGGAATCCTCTCTAATTTGGTTGCGATGTCACTTTACAGTAACAAAATTTCTGGAGCAATTCCACCATCGCTATTCCATTTGAAAAG CACACTTTCACTATTGAATCCTGGGGGAAACAAACTTGTTTTGAGAAATGTGAGAATATCACCGAGGAGCATGTTACACAGACTATCATTGAGATCTTGCAATCTTGCAGGGCAAATTCCCATTTGGATTTCCAACCAGATCAAGCTTTTTTTCTTGGACTTGG GATTATCGCCAGATACTATAGGTCAAGCCAATGAAATGAGGATACTCATGTTGTCAG GTCCTACGACTTTTCCTTTGGGCATAAAAGTGCTTGTGTTAAGCCAAAATGAGTTTTCTCATGTCTTGCCTCAAAACCTCTCAAATTTCAACCAGCTTTATTACCTTGATCTCCGTGGCAACAACATTGGAG GTGAAATTCCTGACAGTTTAGGTGGATTGAAAAATTTGAAGTCAGTGAACTTATCACAAAACAAATTCTTTGGAAGAATACCTTTGAGTTTTGGTGATTTGGAAAGCTTAGAAAGCTTGGATTTATCACACAACAATCTCTTTGGTGAAATTCCTTACAcattggcaaatctctttgagcTGAGTTACTTAGACTTGAGTAAAAATAAATTGGAGGGTTGCATACCAGGTGGTCCTTAG